Proteins co-encoded in one Aethina tumida isolate Nest 87 chromosome 7, icAetTumi1.1, whole genome shotgun sequence genomic window:
- the LOC109603600 gene encoding transcription factor atoh7 produces the protein MRAIREQFKTAESKTHWSGLKMECAYEWKMENRALREKNGKKNAYKHVPHKDKPPQVVAKRNARERRRVQAVNGAFVRLRKAIPIQNVRNKRISKVKTLQNAIEYIHALEELLQNNYQPNYFAFENNYTDCKYDHYSNHLFNDCSISKYLD, from the exons ATGCGGGCGATACGcgaacaatttaaaacagcGGAGTCAAAAACACACTGGTCAGGGTTGAAGATGGAGTGCGCGTACGAGTGGAAGATGGAAAATAGAGCGTTGAGGGAGAAAAACGGGAAAAAGAACGCGTACAAACACGTGCCGCACAAGGACAAGCCGCCGCAGGTCGTGGCCAAGAGGAACGCGAGAGAAAGAAGACGGGTGCAGGCTGTCAATGGTGCTTTTGTAAGATTGAGGAAAGCTATTCCTATACAAAATGTTAG GAATAAGAGAATAAGTAAAGTAAAAACTCTTCAAAACGCCATAGAATACATCCACGCCCTTGAAGAACTACTACAAAACAATTACCAGCCAAACTATTTCGCATTC GAAAACAATTACACCGACTGCAAATACGACCATTATTCTAATCACCTGTTTAACGACTGCTCCATTTCCAAGTACTTAGATTAA